From Spirosoma agri, one genomic window encodes:
- a CDS encoding HD domain-containing protein, protein MSAFNKKKILNDPVYGFITIPTDLLFDLVEHPYFQRLRRIKQLGLSEYVYPGALHTRFHHALGAMHLMGQATHTLQSKGHHLSEDECEAAQVAILLHDIGHGPFSHVLECCLLDNVHHERISLLFMHDLNRQFNGRLTMAISMFEGTYERPFFHQLISSQLDMDRMDYLNRDGYYTGVAEGAIGAERIIKMLDLVDDQLVVEAKGILSVENFLNARRLMYWQVYLHKTSICCESMLIQILRRARFLIRQGEPVFAPPAFLLFLRESVTLDAFLGSSIYLEAFNQLDDYDIWGCIKQWALHDDFVLSTLCRMLLDRRLFKIMLSTEPFAVELVQELENQLRQLGLPDDELSYFLVEGQATNAAYLPSGDRINIKLKSGNVIDIADASDLSNIRVLTNIVRRHYVCWAKELTVDHRIVKSQ, encoded by the coding sequence ATGTCAGCGTTTAACAAGAAAAAAATTCTTAATGATCCGGTTTATGGATTCATTACAATCCCAACCGACTTGCTGTTCGATCTGGTCGAACATCCGTATTTTCAACGATTACGGCGGATCAAACAGCTGGGATTGTCTGAATACGTGTATCCGGGAGCGCTCCATACCCGTTTCCATCACGCCCTGGGCGCTATGCACCTGATGGGCCAGGCTACCCATACACTCCAGAGCAAAGGGCATCATCTGTCCGAAGACGAGTGCGAGGCTGCGCAAGTGGCTATTCTGCTGCATGATATTGGCCACGGACCATTTTCGCATGTCTTGGAATGCTGTTTGCTCGATAATGTGCACCACGAGCGAATTTCACTGCTGTTCATGCACGACCTGAACCGGCAGTTCAATGGTCGGCTCACGATGGCGATCAGCATGTTCGAGGGAACATACGAGCGGCCATTCTTTCATCAGTTGATTTCGAGCCAACTGGACATGGATCGGATGGACTACCTCAACCGGGATGGGTATTATACCGGTGTGGCAGAGGGGGCCATTGGTGCCGAACGGATCATCAAGATGCTCGATCTGGTAGACGATCAATTGGTGGTGGAGGCCAAAGGAATTCTGAGTGTCGAAAATTTCCTGAATGCCAGACGGCTAATGTACTGGCAGGTTTATCTGCATAAAACGTCGATCTGCTGTGAGTCGATGCTGATCCAGATTCTGCGTCGGGCCCGGTTTCTCATTCGGCAGGGTGAACCGGTTTTTGCACCCCCGGCTTTCCTGCTGTTTCTGCGGGAAAGCGTGACACTTGATGCTTTTCTGGGAAGTTCAATCTATCTAGAAGCCTTCAATCAACTCGACGATTATGACATTTGGGGGTGTATAAAACAGTGGGCCCTGCACGACGATTTTGTGCTGTCGACGCTTTGCCGGATGTTGCTGGATCGACGACTGTTCAAGATTATGCTGTCAACCGAACCCTTTGCGGTTGAGTTGGTACAGGAGCTTGAAAACCAGCTGCGTCAGCTTGGGTTGCCCGACGACGAGCTCTCGTATTTTCTGGTCGAAGGTCAGGCGACCAACGCGGCTTATCTGCCTTCGGGCGACCGGATAAACATTAAACTGAAAAGCGGTAACGTCATTGACATCGCCGATGCGTCGGATTTGTCGAATATTCGCGTGCTGACCAACATCGTCCGTCGGCATTATGTCTGCTGGGCAAAAGAATTGACCGTTGATCATCGGATTGTTAAATCACAGTGA
- the lpxD gene encoding UDP-3-O-(3-hydroxymyristoyl)glucosamine N-acyltransferase, with the protein MEFTVKQIATLLGGDVAGNDTLAITKLAKIEEGRPGDISFLSNLKYEPHLYTTQASAVIVDRSFQPRKPVGPALIFVENSYSAFTRLLEEYYQRVSFARVGVEQPAFAGEGAQFGEEVYRGAFSYVGRNCQIGHNVKIYPHAYIGDNVRIGDNTIINTGARILDNCIIGQYCVIHPNVVIGSEGFGFAPQSDGTYKTIPQLGNVILEDFVNIGSNTTIDCATMGSTIIRQGAKLDNLIQIGHNVEIGRNTVIAAQTGISGSTKIGDNCTIAGQVGFAGHLTIANGTKVGAQSGVGKNVTEEGTAINSSPAFGLKESMRSLAVFRRLPELERRLSNLEKKTDN; encoded by the coding sequence ATGGAGTTTACAGTCAAGCAGATTGCCACTTTACTGGGAGGTGACGTCGCCGGAAATGATACACTGGCGATAACCAAATTAGCTAAAATAGAGGAGGGGAGACCCGGCGACATTTCGTTTTTGTCGAACCTCAAATACGAACCGCATCTCTACACAACGCAGGCGTCGGCGGTGATTGTTGACCGGTCCTTCCAGCCCCGAAAGCCAGTTGGGCCAGCCCTTATTTTTGTCGAGAATTCGTACAGTGCGTTCACCCGCTTGCTGGAAGAATATTACCAACGGGTAAGCTTTGCGCGTGTCGGTGTCGAGCAGCCTGCCTTTGCCGGCGAGGGCGCTCAGTTTGGTGAGGAGGTGTATCGGGGGGCCTTCTCCTACGTAGGCCGAAACTGCCAGATTGGGCATAACGTCAAAATTTACCCGCATGCCTACATTGGCGATAATGTGCGTATTGGCGATAACACCATCATCAACACCGGTGCCCGAATTCTGGACAATTGCATCATTGGTCAGTACTGCGTCATTCACCCGAATGTGGTCATTGGCAGTGAAGGGTTTGGTTTTGCGCCCCAGTCCGATGGCACCTATAAAACCATTCCGCAGCTGGGCAATGTCATTCTGGAAGACTTCGTCAACATAGGCTCCAACACGACAATCGACTGTGCAACAATGGGTTCGACAATCATTCGACAAGGGGCTAAACTGGATAATCTTATTCAGATTGGTCACAACGTCGAAATTGGGCGAAACACGGTAATTGCCGCACAGACGGGGATTTCCGGCTCGACCAAAATCGGTGATAACTGCACGATTGCCGGTCAGGTTGGTTTTGCGGGTCACCTCACCATTGCCAACGGCACGAAAGTTGGTGCGCAATCGGGCGTTGGTAAAAACGTAACCGAAGAAGGTACGGCGATCAACAGCTCACCCGCTTTTGGTTTAAAAGAGAGTATGCGCTCACTGGCGGTTTTCCGGCGATTGCCGGAGTTGGAACGGCGACTATCAAACTTGGAAAAGAAAACTGACAACTAG
- a CDS encoding bifunctional UDP-3-O-[3-hydroxymyristoyl] N-acetylglucosamine deacetylase/3-hydroxyacyl-ACP dehydratase — translation MNTKQQTIQKAVSVSGVGLHTGVSATMTFLPAPSNHGYKFQRIDLPGQPIVDADVDNVVDLSRGTTIEQSGARIHTVEHTLAALVGLQLDNVLIQLDGPEPPIMDGSSIQFINALQEAGIEEQNATRNYFEVNEYVHYKNSEKDIELAALPLNDYRLTVMVDYNSRVISSQHAYLNDISLFPEQIANCRTFVFLHELEALYKQNLIKGGDLTNAIVIVDRDVEDGELDYLADLLHKPKVSVNKREGILNNIQLHYPNEMARHKLLDVVGDLALIGRPIKAQILAARPGHAANVAFAKKIKKLIQKNAANQVPQYDPKQPPVLDINRISQLLPHRYPFQMIDKIIALDENSVVGIKNVTMNEPFFPGHFPGNPVMPGVMQLEAMAQTGGILVLSTVPDPENYWPFLVGIENCRFRRNVLPGDTVIFRCEFTSPMKRGIVKMQGRGYVNDNLVCEADMIASLVKKK, via the coding sequence ATGAATACCAAACAACAGACCATTCAGAAAGCCGTTTCGGTATCGGGTGTGGGCTTGCATACGGGCGTATCGGCTACGATGACCTTTCTGCCCGCGCCGTCTAACCATGGCTATAAATTCCAGCGCATCGACCTGCCTGGTCAACCGATCGTAGACGCGGATGTTGACAACGTCGTTGATCTGTCGCGGGGTACGACCATTGAACAGAGCGGGGCGCGGATTCATACGGTCGAACATACGCTGGCTGCGCTGGTGGGTTTGCAACTGGACAACGTGCTCATCCAGCTGGATGGTCCTGAACCGCCCATCATGGATGGTTCATCGATTCAGTTTATCAACGCCTTGCAGGAAGCGGGTATCGAAGAACAGAACGCCACGCGTAACTACTTCGAAGTGAATGAGTATGTTCACTACAAAAACTCGGAAAAAGACATTGAACTGGCTGCGCTTCCGCTCAACGATTACCGCCTGACGGTGATGGTTGACTATAATTCGCGGGTGATCAGCAGCCAGCACGCGTATCTGAATGACATCAGTCTGTTCCCCGAGCAGATCGCCAATTGCCGAACCTTCGTTTTTCTGCATGAGCTGGAAGCGTTGTACAAGCAGAACCTCATCAAAGGAGGTGATTTGACCAACGCCATCGTTATCGTTGACCGCGATGTGGAAGATGGTGAACTGGACTACCTGGCCGACCTGCTTCACAAACCAAAAGTAAGCGTTAACAAGCGGGAGGGCATCCTGAACAACATTCAGCTGCACTATCCCAACGAAATGGCGCGCCATAAACTGCTGGATGTAGTGGGTGATCTGGCCCTGATCGGTCGTCCCATCAAAGCGCAGATTCTGGCCGCCCGGCCTGGTCATGCGGCCAACGTGGCTTTCGCTAAAAAGATCAAGAAACTCATCCAGAAAAATGCGGCCAACCAAGTGCCGCAATACGATCCGAAACAGCCGCCCGTGCTGGACATTAACCGGATATCGCAGTTGTTGCCCCACCGCTATCCGTTCCAGATGATCGACAAAATCATTGCCCTGGACGAAAACAGCGTGGTCGGTATCAAGAACGTGACGATGAACGAGCCATTTTTTCCGGGCCATTTTCCGGGTAATCCGGTTATGCCGGGTGTGATGCAGCTCGAAGCAATGGCGCAAACGGGTGGTATTCTGGTACTTAGTACGGTGCCTGACCCTGAAAATTACTGGCCTTTTCTCGTTGGCATTGAAAATTGCCGGTTCCGGCGCAACGTTCTGCCCGGCGATACCGTAATCTTTAGGTGCGAGTTTACGTCGCCCATGAAGCGCGGTATTGTCAAAATGCAGGGACGTGGCTATGTCAATGACAATCTTGTTTGCGAAGCCGATATGATTGCCAGTCTTGTCAAAAAGAAATGA
- the lpxA gene encoding acyl-ACP--UDP-N-acetylglucosamine O-acyltransferase produces MIQPLAYIHPEAKIAQNVVIEPFAIIHKDVEIAEGTWIGSHAVINEGARIGRNCKIYPGAVISSTPQDLKFNNEYTRTFIGDNTTIREYATISRGTEEHWKTEIGTNCLVMAYAHVAHDCRIGNHCLIINNVQMAGHVHMGDWAIIGGSSSVHQWVKIGPHAMVSGGSLVRKDVPPFTKAAREPLSYTGINSIGLRRRGYENDKINQIQEIYRYIYLRGLNNAEALTQIELQLPPSDERDEIVNFIRSSERGIMKGPATNGDRE; encoded by the coding sequence ATGATTCAACCATTAGCCTATATTCACCCTGAAGCGAAGATTGCGCAGAACGTGGTGATTGAACCCTTTGCCATCATTCACAAAGACGTTGAAATTGCAGAGGGAACATGGATTGGTTCGCACGCCGTTATCAACGAGGGTGCCCGCATTGGTCGTAATTGCAAGATTTATCCGGGTGCCGTTATTTCATCGACTCCGCAGGATTTGAAGTTTAATAATGAGTACACCCGGACATTCATTGGCGATAATACGACCATCCGGGAGTATGCGACCATCAGCCGGGGAACGGAAGAGCATTGGAAGACCGAAATCGGAACCAACTGTCTCGTCATGGCTTACGCTCACGTGGCCCACGATTGCCGGATCGGTAATCATTGTCTGATTATCAATAATGTGCAAATGGCGGGCCATGTTCACATGGGTGACTGGGCCATCATTGGTGGATCAAGCTCCGTGCACCAGTGGGTGAAAATTGGGCCACATGCTATGGTATCGGGTGGGTCGCTGGTCCGTAAAGATGTGCCTCCGTTTACCAAGGCTGCCCGTGAACCGCTTTCGTACACGGGTATCAACTCTATAGGGCTGCGTCGTCGTGGGTACGAAAACGACAAGATTAACCAGATCCAGGAAATCTACCGGTATATCTACCTGCGTGGCCTGAACAACGCGGAAGCGCTGACCCAAATTGAATTGCAGTTGCCCCCATCCGACGAGCGGGATGAGATCGTTAATTTTATCCGGAGTTCGGAGCGCGGTATCATGAAAGGACCCGCTACGAACGGAGACCGGGAATAA
- a CDS encoding ABC transporter ATP-binding protein — MEIRAEQVGKKYRKEWIFRRVALTLTAGSSYTFVGPNGSGKSTLLQLLAGSLPLTEGQLSYRQQDTVIEPDNWFRHVNIAAPYLELVEELSLDELLTFHQTFKPFKAGFTPEIVAEQLLLGHARHKEIKYFSSGMKQRVKLGLAFFSEAPIVILDEPTSNLDRQGVAWYQEQVRQLIKPAVSIAGHSAQLLLIGSNQPEEYDFCPNVLNMTQWK; from the coding sequence ATGGAAATCAGGGCTGAGCAGGTCGGAAAGAAATACCGGAAAGAGTGGATCTTTCGCCGGGTTGCCCTAACACTGACGGCTGGATCAAGCTACACATTCGTAGGTCCGAACGGAAGCGGCAAGTCAACTCTGTTGCAGCTGCTGGCTGGTAGTTTGCCACTCACGGAGGGCCAGCTGAGCTACCGTCAACAGGATACCGTGATTGAGCCAGACAACTGGTTCCGGCACGTCAACATAGCCGCTCCTTACCTCGAACTGGTCGAAGAGTTGTCGCTCGATGAGTTATTGACCTTTCACCAAACGTTTAAGCCGTTTAAGGCCGGATTTACCCCGGAGATCGTTGCCGAACAGCTCCTGCTTGGCCATGCCCGCCATAAAGAGATCAAGTATTTTTCGTCGGGGATGAAGCAGCGGGTAAAATTAGGGCTTGCCTTTTTCTCTGAAGCACCCATCGTCATCCTCGACGAACCAACATCTAATCTTGACCGTCAGGGCGTAGCCTGGTACCAGGAGCAGGTCCGTCAGCTGATCAAACCAGCCGTATCAATTGCTGGCCATTCAGCTCAACTGCTGCTGATCGGCTCCAATCAGCCGGAAGAATATGATTTCTGCCCCAACGTGCTGAACATGACCCAGTGGAAATAG
- a CDS encoding NADH-quinone oxidoreductase subunit N, whose protein sequence is MSLTDQLNDILNSLGGFGPMAWLSVAFCGILITELLLLRSSAQPKTRLWLAVLSVFTVLLAGAWAALLPVRGFLFMHLLFVDNQAIFVQVVIALSGVFVLLYELLTSQPLREESGAEGRLPLEWYSLLVAMTLGLFLMTVSVNLLSIYLSIELVSICSYLLTALTATRKASEGGIKYLLFGAVSSAIMLYGMSLLYGMTGTLDLTAETFVAELSRQETGVVTVSILLTLAGLLFKLAGVPFHVWTPDAYEAAPVPVAAFFSIAPKAAAILVLMRIVTVLPVDSTGVETLAGPTITALQTPLAVLALAGILIGNLSALRQTDAKRLLAYSSIAHAGFLLVGVVALTQAGFEAVLFYIGTYLFISLAAFFLIDLLARAAGTDLTISKLAGLGPRYPLVSVALTVVMLALTGLPPTVGFTAKLLAFSALFDAYQHTGDNWLLALFVLGLLNALISLVYYLKIPFLLFFRPVPPSTEQALAGHLPKSAVWLAVGLVVPVVGLFLKPDWLLRLLTE, encoded by the coding sequence TTGTCTCTCACCGATCAGCTTAACGATATTCTGAACAGCCTCGGCGGCTTCGGCCCTATGGCCTGGCTGTCGGTGGCTTTTTGCGGCATCCTAATTACCGAACTTCTACTACTGCGATCATCGGCTCAGCCAAAAACGCGCCTGTGGCTGGCCGTCCTGAGCGTTTTCACCGTGCTGCTGGCCGGTGCCTGGGCGGCTTTGTTGCCCGTGCGTGGCTTTTTGTTCATGCACCTGCTGTTCGTGGACAATCAGGCGATTTTCGTTCAGGTGGTCATTGCGTTGTCGGGCGTTTTTGTGCTGCTCTATGAGTTGTTGACTAGTCAGCCGTTGCGGGAGGAGTCGGGGGCCGAGGGCCGGTTGCCGCTGGAATGGTACTCCCTGCTGGTTGCCATGACGCTGGGTCTATTTTTGATGACCGTATCTGTCAACCTGCTCAGTATCTACCTGAGCATCGAACTCGTTTCGATCTGCTCCTATCTGCTCACGGCCCTGACAGCCACTCGAAAAGCGTCGGAAGGGGGGATTAAGTATCTGTTGTTTGGGGCGGTTAGTTCAGCGATCATGCTTTATGGAATGTCGTTACTCTACGGCATGACCGGCACCCTCGACCTCACCGCCGAAACGTTCGTTGCTGAACTCAGTCGGCAGGAGACCGGTGTAGTTACCGTTTCTATTTTACTCACGCTGGCGGGCCTACTCTTCAAATTGGCGGGTGTACCCTTCCATGTCTGGACCCCCGACGCCTACGAAGCGGCACCCGTTCCCGTAGCGGCATTCTTTTCGATCGCGCCTAAAGCGGCTGCCATACTGGTGCTGATGCGGATCGTAACCGTTTTGCCGGTTGACTCTACGGGCGTAGAAACGCTGGCTGGCCCGACGATAACGGCTCTACAAACGCCACTGGCCGTGCTGGCGCTGGCGGGTATCCTGATCGGCAACTTATCCGCCCTTCGGCAAACGGACGCCAAGCGTCTCCTGGCCTATTCATCCATTGCTCATGCGGGTTTTCTTCTGGTCGGCGTCGTGGCGTTGACCCAAGCCGGGTTTGAAGCCGTTCTGTTTTATATCGGAACGTACCTGTTTATTTCGCTGGCGGCTTTCTTTCTTATCGATTTACTCGCCCGCGCTGCCGGTACGGATTTAACTATCAGCAAATTAGCCGGTCTGGGGCCACGGTATCCACTCGTATCCGTTGCGTTGACAGTCGTTATGCTAGCACTGACCGGTCTGCCACCGACGGTTGGCTTTACGGCCAAGTTGCTGGCATTTTCAGCCCTCTTCGACGCCTACCAACACACCGGCGACAACTGGCTACTGGCGCTCTTCGTGCTCGGTTTGCTCAATGCCTTGATCTCGCTGGTTTATTACCTGAAAATTCCGTTTTTGCTCTTCTTCCGCCCGGTCCCTCCCTCGACAGAACAGGCATTAGCCGGTCATCTTCCCAAATCGGCCGTATGGCTGGCGGTGGGTTTAGTAGTGCCTGTCGTGGGTTTATTCCTGAAACCAGATTGGTTACTGCGCCTACTGACTGAGTAG
- a CDS encoding TerC family protein, with translation MSELFSAESIISLLTLTFLEIVLGIDNIIFISIAANKLAQEDQAKARNIGLVLAMAFRLILLLGISFVISLSKPFTHVDAGWFRAAFTGQSLILFAGGLFLLYKATSEIHHKLEGSGPEEAEGSTKGKTSVSSVVTQIAITNIVFSIDSILTAIGLTQNVTVMMIAVVLSILIMMFFAGPVGKFVNEHPTIQMLGLAFLIMIGFMLVAEGAHLSEVVIFNQEVGTVPKGYLYFAIAFSLLVEFLNIRLRKKQAPIQLHGYEEEAHRDHMI, from the coding sequence ATGAGCGAGCTCTTCTCTGCCGAATCGATTATCAGTTTACTGACGCTGACCTTTCTGGAAATTGTCCTGGGAATCGATAACATTATTTTTATTTCCATTGCTGCCAATAAGCTGGCTCAAGAAGACCAAGCTAAAGCGCGGAACATCGGCTTGGTGCTGGCTATGGCGTTCCGGCTGATCCTGTTGCTGGGTATTTCGTTTGTCATATCGCTGAGCAAACCGTTTACGCACGTTGATGCGGGTTGGTTCCGGGCCGCCTTCACCGGGCAAAGTCTGATTCTGTTCGCGGGTGGCTTATTTCTGCTCTATAAAGCAACCTCCGAAATTCACCATAAGCTGGAAGGAAGCGGGCCTGAGGAAGCCGAAGGAAGTACGAAAGGAAAAACGAGCGTTTCCAGCGTGGTGACCCAGATTGCGATTACGAATATCGTCTTCTCCATCGACTCAATTCTGACGGCTATTGGTTTGACGCAGAACGTCACGGTTATGATGATTGCCGTCGTGCTTTCTATTCTGATCATGATGTTTTTTGCCGGACCCGTCGGCAAGTTCGTTAATGAGCACCCAACGATTCAGATGCTTGGACTGGCGTTTCTGATCATGATTGGCTTCATGCTCGTAGCCGAAGGTGCGCACCTGTCTGAAGTGGTCATTTTTAATCAGGAAGTTGGTACGGTTCCTAAGGGGTATCTGTACTTCGCGATTGCATTCTCGCTGCTGGTCGAATTTCTTAATATCCGGCTTCGCAAAAAGCAGGCTCCTATTCAACTGCATGGGTATGAAGAAGAAGCACACCGCGACCATATGATTTAA
- a CDS encoding C1 family peptidase encodes MKPTIATTRFGTAILLMTASFATLTTQAQSDRQPPMRKYAGGMKLSRTRSLTVMNKAPLATRSFANLPAQVSYEQFCPSVGDQGKQETSVAFATAYYLRTIMEGKEKNISQKPKLDEARFSPTFVYDKIRDPKDVNCQGGGTIEEALDVLKVDGVPRLSTLTYPLCNQAIPPAAAKEASQFRIGDYQQLFAEQADGAQKVLAVKKALSEGNPVVVGIGAPLSFEEARTVWEPAPNEKAADILYNQALCVIGYSDKQYGGAFRIVNSWNTGWGEKGFCWIPYSYFGKFALNAFQVYEASQEAGNRPGTVILTSSSTNRPTSNTPPADDSRHGSAELKLNDGTTMEVTRQVTRDLKVVSDESAPTDIRPYRVVNAYASGTRFKFYLNNSENTYVYALTTQKDGEVEKLFPADELTSPLLGPNTTIAYPSEKSSIVMEKHKGNKSDYLLILFAKRPLNMDGFIKTLDRKKGPLDKRLTDVLGDQLVKQDQIHYRNNQIGFEVKPGVTGNVVPLLIELQYK; translated from the coding sequence ATGAAACCAACCATAGCAACCACGCGCTTCGGAACCGCCATTTTACTGATGACGGCGAGTTTTGCGACGTTAACTACACAGGCTCAGTCGGATCGCCAGCCCCCAATGCGCAAGTATGCAGGCGGCATGAAACTAAGTCGCACCCGTTCGCTGACGGTCATGAACAAGGCTCCGCTGGCAACGCGCAGCTTCGCCAACTTACCCGCTCAGGTATCGTACGAGCAATTTTGCCCCAGTGTTGGCGATCAGGGCAAGCAGGAAACCTCGGTGGCGTTTGCCACGGCGTACTACCTGCGAACCATTATGGAGGGGAAAGAAAAAAACATTAGCCAGAAACCGAAGCTGGACGAAGCCCGTTTTTCGCCAACGTTCGTGTACGACAAAATCCGCGATCCGAAAGACGTGAACTGTCAGGGCGGGGGTACCATCGAGGAGGCATTAGACGTGCTAAAAGTTGATGGGGTACCGCGTTTGAGTACGTTAACTTACCCACTTTGTAATCAGGCCATTCCGCCTGCCGCAGCCAAAGAAGCCTCCCAATTTAGAATTGGCGACTATCAGCAGTTATTCGCGGAACAAGCCGATGGTGCTCAGAAGGTGCTTGCCGTAAAAAAAGCTTTGTCGGAAGGTAATCCGGTGGTGGTGGGCATTGGCGCACCGTTGTCATTCGAAGAAGCGCGCACCGTCTGGGAACCCGCACCAAACGAAAAAGCCGCTGATATTCTTTACAATCAGGCACTGTGTGTAATTGGGTACAGCGATAAGCAATACGGGGGGGCCTTTCGCATCGTCAACAGCTGGAATACGGGCTGGGGCGAAAAAGGGTTCTGCTGGATTCCGTACAGTTACTTTGGCAAATTTGCACTGAATGCGTTTCAGGTCTATGAGGCCTCGCAGGAAGCGGGCAATCGGCCCGGAACAGTTATTCTCACCAGTTCCAGCACGAATCGTCCCACATCCAACACCCCTCCCGCCGATGACAGCCGACATGGCTCGGCGGAGTTGAAGCTCAACGACGGGACCACGATGGAGGTTACTCGTCAGGTAACGCGCGACCTGAAAGTTGTCTCGGACGAGTCGGCTCCTACCGACATCCGTCCCTACCGTGTGGTCAACGCGTATGCGTCCGGAACACGGTTCAAATTTTATCTGAACAATTCGGAAAACACCTACGTCTACGCGCTCACCACCCAGAAAGATGGCGAGGTCGAAAAGCTGTTTCCGGCCGATGAACTGACCAGTCCGCTGCTAGGGCCAAACACGACCATTGCCTATCCGTCCGAAAAAAGTTCGATTGTCATGGAAAAGCACAAGGGTAACAAATCCGATTACCTGCTAATCCTGTTTGCCAAACGACCCTTAAATATGGATGGGTTCATCAAAACGCTCGATCGCAAAAAGGGTCCACTCGACAAACGCCTGACCGATGTGCTGGGCGATCAACTGGTGAAACAAGATCAGATTCACTATCGCAACAATCAGATCGGCTTTGAGGTCAAGCCGGGCGTGACAGGCAATGTCGTTCCACTGCTCATCGAATTGCAGTATAAGTAA
- a CDS encoding PAAR domain-containing protein, which translates to MGMPAARIGDMHVCPMITPGLPPVPHVGGPILPPGTPTVLIGGMPAACMGDMCTCVGPPDSIILGSMTVLIGGKPAARLGDTTAHGGTITLGFPTVLIGG; encoded by the coding sequence ATGGGAATGCCAGCGGCCCGCATAGGCGACATGCACGTTTGCCCGATGATCACACCGGGCCTTCCACCCGTTCCGCACGTCGGCGGACCAATCTTACCACCCGGCACACCGACGGTACTTATCGGTGGTATGCCAGCAGCTTGTATGGGGGATATGTGCACCTGCGTCGGCCCACCCGACAGCATTATTCTGGGTTCTATGACGGTCCTGATTGGTGGCAAGCCAGCCGCCCGACTGGGTGATACGACCGCTCATGGCGGTACGATTACGCTGGGATTTCCAACCGTTTTGATCGGCGGATAG
- a CDS encoding TssN family type VI secretion system protein, translating into MKTSVILTVTFYLVMAILCLIGLMMRHSAKEVFTKKMLMYAVGAIAIAAALGAAFARSESLVTVFYWIEGIALVLGIAHVLVTRKLFPFQASGGFWSELLLMVAVLFLIAAAFTGLFQGLQRSDRFLPALASGLLPFLLPILFLFAYNAWLAIPPRIYRKWFYPIDRAVPLIELNDTVRLNFRVAKAPDVSELATYTVKAPIDRTLHDLFHYMIYSHNAEENPEQPILYYEQNHEGSLLGWVFYKESLGGLSKQFLDPTLTLIRNGVKANDVIIARSFVSTE; encoded by the coding sequence ATGAAAACCAGCGTTATACTCACCGTTACCTTCTACCTCGTCATGGCGATTTTGTGCCTGATCGGGCTGATGATGCGGCATTCGGCGAAAGAGGTCTTTACAAAAAAGATGCTCATGTACGCTGTTGGTGCCATAGCCATCGCAGCGGCCCTCGGAGCCGCGTTTGCCCGGTCCGAATCGCTCGTGACCGTTTTTTACTGGATTGAGGGAATTGCTCTGGTACTTGGCATCGCGCACGTATTGGTTACCAGAAAACTATTTCCCTTTCAGGCCAGCGGTGGGTTCTGGTCGGAACTGTTGCTCATGGTGGCCGTACTCTTCCTGATTGCCGCTGCGTTTACGGGGCTATTTCAGGGCTTACAACGGTCGGATCGCTTTCTGCCCGCGCTGGCCTCGGGCCTGTTGCCGTTTCTATTACCTATTCTGTTTCTATTCGCCTATAACGCCTGGCTAGCCATCCCGCCCCGAATTTATCGGAAGTGGTTTTATCCCATAGACCGGGCCGTACCCCTCATCGAACTCAATGATACGGTTCGACTTAATTTCCGCGTGGCGAAAGCTCCTGATGTAAGTGAACTGGCGACATATACCGTGAAAGCCCCCATCGACCGGACATTGCACGACTTGTTTCACTACATGATCTATTCCCATAATGCGGAGGAAAATCCGGAGCAGCCAATCCTGTATTATGAACAGAACCACGAAGGCAGTTTGCTGGGGTGGGTTTTTTACAAGGAATCGCTGGGTGGCCTGTCGAAGCAATTTCTGGACCCAACGCTGACGCTGATCCGAAACGGGGTCAAAGCCAATGATGTCATCATCGCCCGAAGTTTTGTGAGCACCGAATAA